A window from Methanobacterium sp. encodes these proteins:
- the aksF gene encoding homoisocitrate dehydrogenase encodes MHNITVIPGDGIGKEVVEASILVLDALDIDFNYKIAPAGMGCFKKTGTTVPEETVKLAKKSDATLFGAVTTVPYKKSAIITLRKELDLYANIRPVRSYPGVKSLYNDLNFVIVRENTEGLYTGIEEETEEGATALSVTTRKASERICRFAFEYAKKTGRSKVTAVHKANVLKKTDGLFKETFYKVAEDFSGIETDDRYVDATAMFFITNPYMFDVIVTTNLFGDILSDEGAGLVGGLGLAPSANIGDNNALFEPVHGSGPDIAGKGIANPSAMILSSIMMLNYLKEHEAARVSENALKNVLIEGKVLTPDFGGNASTMEMAHEIRSKII; translated from the coding sequence ATGCATAATATAACAGTAATTCCAGGGGACGGAATTGGAAAAGAGGTCGTGGAAGCATCAATACTGGTTTTAGATGCTCTGGACATAGATTTTAATTATAAAATTGCCCCTGCTGGCATGGGGTGTTTTAAAAAAACAGGAACCACAGTTCCTGAAGAAACAGTTAAACTGGCAAAAAAATCAGATGCAACACTTTTTGGAGCTGTTACAACTGTTCCTTACAAGAAAAGTGCTATTATAACTCTTAGAAAAGAACTTGATCTTTATGCAAATATAAGGCCTGTCAGGTCATATCCGGGGGTTAAAAGTCTCTATAATGATCTGAATTTCGTGATTGTGAGGGAAAATACAGAAGGGCTTTACACTGGTATTGAAGAGGAAACAGAGGAGGGTGCAACAGCTTTAAGCGTTACTACAAGGAAAGCAAGTGAAAGGATCTGCAGGTTTGCATTCGAATATGCAAAAAAAACAGGTAGAAGCAAAGTCACTGCAGTTCACAAGGCTAATGTGCTTAAAAAAACTGATGGGTTATTCAAAGAAACATTCTACAAAGTGGCTGAGGATTTCAGCGGCATTGAAACTGACGACCGTTATGTGGACGCTACAGCAATGTTTTTCATCACAAATCCGTACATGTTTGATGTAATAGTAACCACAAATCTATTTGGAGATATCCTCTCAGATGAAGGCGCCGGACTTGTTGGAGGCCTTGGATTAGCTCCTTCAGCTAATATTGGAGATAATAATGCATTATTTGAGCCTGTTCATGGATCAGGCCCGGATATAGCAGGAAAAGGTATTGCTAATCCCTCAGCTATGATACTATCTTCTATAATGATGTTAAATTACTTAAAAGAGCATGAAGCTGCACGTGTCAGTGAAAATGCATTGAAAAATGTATTAATTGAGGGCAAAGTCCTCACACCAGATTTTGGTGGAAACGCATCTACAATGGAAATGGCTCACGAAATACGTTCAAAAATAATATAA
- the fbp gene encoding fructose-1,6-bisphosphate aldolase/phosphatase yields MKTTISVIKADVGSIAGHGLAHPALLAKCEELLARAKEEELLIDYYVTNCGDDTELIMTHRQGEENEEIHKLAFTAFTEATAVAKELKLYGAGQDLLSDTFSGNIKGMGPGVAEMEFKERPSDPVIVFCCDKTEPGAFNMPIFKMFADPFTTAGLVIDPSLHGGFEFEIYDVMEHKKVTLSCPDEMYDLLALLGTISRYVIKRVRRRSDNEIAASVSTERLNLMAGKYVGKDDPVAVVRSQSGFPAAGEVVEPFAFPHLVGGWMRGSHNGPLMPVAQKNAYPVRFDGPPRVMALGFQIAEGKLVGPADMFDDPAYDRSRELASEIAEYMRRHGPFEPHRLPADEMEYTTLPGVMEKLGERFEDIE; encoded by the coding sequence ATTAAAACCACAATTAGTGTAATTAAAGCAGATGTTGGAAGTATTGCCGGGCATGGATTGGCTCATCCAGCCTTACTTGCAAAATGTGAAGAACTCCTTGCTAGGGCAAAGGAAGAAGAACTCCTTATAGATTATTATGTAACCAACTGTGGGGACGACACAGAACTCATAATGACTCATAGACAGGGCGAAGAAAACGAAGAAATACACAAATTAGCGTTTACAGCATTTACAGAAGCAACAGCAGTTGCAAAAGAGTTAAAATTATATGGTGCAGGTCAGGACCTTCTCTCTGACACATTCTCAGGAAACATTAAAGGAATGGGTCCAGGGGTTGCAGAAATGGAATTTAAAGAAAGGCCAAGCGACCCTGTAATTGTATTCTGCTGTGATAAGACAGAACCTGGTGCATTTAACATGCCCATATTTAAAATGTTTGCAGACCCGTTCACCACAGCAGGGCTTGTAATAGACCCATCACTTCATGGCGGATTTGAATTTGAAATATATGATGTTATGGAACACAAAAAAGTAACATTGAGCTGTCCTGACGAAATGTACGATTTACTGGCACTTTTAGGTACAATAAGCAGATATGTCATAAAACGTGTAAGAAGAAGAAGCGACAATGAAATAGCTGCATCTGTAAGCACAGAAAGATTAAACCTCATGGCTGGAAAATATGTTGGAAAAGATGACCCTGTTGCAGTTGTAAGGTCACAATCAGGATTTCCGGCAGCTGGAGAAGTTGTGGAACCATTTGCATTCCCTCATTTAGTAGGAGGATGGATGAGAGGTTCACATAACGGCCCATTAATGCCTGTAGCACAGAAAAATGCATATCCCGTAAGATTTGATGGCCCTCCACGGGTAATGGCACTCGGCTTCCAGATTGCAGAAGGTAAACTTGTGGGACCGGCTGATATGTTTGATGACCCTGCATATGATAGATCAAGGGAACTTGCATCTGAAATAGCAGAATACATGAGAAGACACGGCCCATTTGAACCACACAGGTTACCTGCAGATGAAATGGAGTATACAACTCTTCCTGGAGTTATGGAAAAATTAGGAGAAAGATTTGAGGATATAGAGTAA
- the fbp gene encoding fructose-1,6-bisphosphate aldolase/phosphatase produces MKTTFSVIKADIGSLAGHGRVYPDVTKRCEEIVAKAKEEGLLMDYHVTSVGDDTQLIMTHKKGVDNEEIHKLAWDAFIEGTKVSRELKLYGAGQDLLTDTFSGNVKGMGPGVAEMEFEERPSDPVVVFCCDKTEPGAFNLPLFRMFADPFCTAGLVIDPSLHEGYEFEMYDVMEHKVIKLKCPEEMYDLLAFLGATSRYVIKRVWRRSDNEIAASCSTERLSLLAGKYVGKDDPVAVVRAQSGFPAVGEVLEPFSFPHLVGGWMRGSHNGPLMPCAQKDAHPTRFDGPPRAIALGFQLANGKLLGPADLFDDPAFDRTRDFANEITDYMRRHGPFEPQRLPADEMEYTTLPGVMEKLKDRFEDIE; encoded by the coding sequence ATGAAAACTACGTTTAGTGTAATTAAAGCGGATATCGGAAGTCTCGCTGGACATGGAAGAGTTTATCCAGACGTTACAAAACGATGTGAAGAAATAGTTGCAAAAGCAAAGGAAGAAGGACTCCTGATGGACTATCATGTGACATCTGTTGGAGACGATACACAACTGATAATGACTCACAAAAAAGGTGTAGATAACGAAGAAATTCACAAGTTAGCATGGGATGCATTTATAGAAGGAACAAAAGTTTCAAGAGAACTTAAACTTTATGGTGCAGGGCAGGATCTTCTTACAGATACATTTTCAGGAAATGTAAAAGGGATGGGTCCGGGGGTTGCAGAAATGGAATTTGAAGAAAGACCAAGCGACCCTGTAGTTGTTTTCTGCTGTGATAAGACAGAACCAGGTGCATTTAACCTGCCTCTATTTAGAATGTTTGCAGATCCATTTTGTACTGCAGGGCTTGTAATAGACCCTTCCTTACATGAAGGTTATGAATTTGAAATGTACGATGTTATGGAACACAAAGTGATTAAACTGAAATGTCCTGAAGAGATGTATGATTTACTGGCATTTTTAGGTGCAACAAGCAGATATGTGATAAAGAGAGTCTGGAGAAGATCAGATAATGAAATAGCTGCTTCATGCAGTACTGAACGTTTAAGCTTACTTGCTGGAAAATATGTTGGAAAAGATGACCCTGTTGCTGTTGTAAGGGCACAATCAGGATTTCCGGCAGTAGGAGAAGTTTTAGAACCATTTTCATTCCCTCACTTAGTTGGAGGGTGGATGAGAGGTTCTCATAATGGTCCTTTAATGCCCTGTGCACAAAAAGATGCTCATCCTACAAGATTTGACGGACCTCCAAGAGCTATAGCACTTGGATTCCAGTTAGCAAATGGTAAACTTTTAGGACCTGCAGATTTATTTGATGATCCTGCATTTGACAGGACAAGGGATTTTGCAAATGAGATAACTGATTATATGAGAAGACACGGCCCTTTCGAGCCACAAAGATTGCCTGCAGATGAAATGGAGTACACCACACTTCCCGGAGTTATGGAAAAACTTAAAGACAGATTTGAGGATATAGAGTAA
- a CDS encoding DUF6282 family protein, whose protein sequence is MKTMKGIKLNGFLDTHIHTAPDIKPRILNDINAAKEAKNEGMSAIVIKSHVEPTAGRAKIAGEISNFNVIGGVCLNSGVGGLNPEAVRVTAVMGGKIVWFPTISAPKISINYENTENILNVTAENDLVLATGHLKPHDIFLLLDMAKSLNIKKIIVNHPLTRVVGASIDEQKEMAKYAYLEHCFVACMEKHDNLDPKVIADAIKEIGPKRCIMATDFGQAHNPKPTEGMKMFIDYMVKYGVKKKHINKMCIQNPSKLFID, encoded by the coding sequence ATGAAAACTATGAAAGGAATTAAACTCAATGGTTTTTTGGACACCCATATCCATACAGCCCCCGATATCAAACCAAGGATCTTAAATGATATTAATGCGGCGAAAGAAGCTAAAAATGAAGGAATGAGTGCCATAGTTATTAAATCTCATGTTGAACCCACTGCGGGAAGAGCTAAAATTGCAGGAGAAATATCAAATTTTAATGTGATTGGAGGGGTGTGTTTAAATTCAGGTGTTGGCGGACTGAATCCAGAAGCAGTTAGAGTTACAGCAGTGATGGGGGGTAAAATAGTGTGGTTTCCAACAATTTCTGCACCCAAAATTTCTATAAATTACGAGAATACAGAAAATATTCTTAATGTCACTGCAGAGAATGATTTAGTTTTAGCTACAGGCCACTTAAAACCCCATGATATTTTTTTATTGCTGGATATGGCGAAAAGTTTGAATATTAAAAAAATAATTGTCAACCATCCCCTAACAAGAGTCGTTGGTGCAAGCATCGATGAGCAAAAAGAAATGGCTAAATATGCCTATCTTGAACACTGTTTTGTTGCCTGCATGGAAAAGCATGATAATTTAGATCCAAAAGTAATTGCTGATGCAATAAAAGAAATTGGACCTAAAAGATGCATAATGGCAACAGATTTTGGACAGGCGCATAATCCAAAGCCTACAGAAGGAATGAAGATGTTTATAGACTATATGGTAAAATACGGAGTTAAAAAGAAGCATATAAATAAAATGTGTATCCAAAATCCATCTAAATTGTTTATAGATTAA
- a CDS encoding FumA C-terminus/TtdB family hydratase beta subunit, which produces MNIKLKTPLSDDDVTRLKAGDIVYISGTIYTARDRAHQRILDEGSPVNLDGSVIFHAGPIIRSKVENNDVNYEMVVVGPTTSTRMNPYQPDVLKLGVKAVVGKGGMDENTALALKENNAAYLAAVGGCAVLYVKSILKIKNVNWIDLGVPEAIWELEVKDFGPLIVAMDSHGNNLYDEVKKNITDYP; this is translated from the coding sequence ATGAACATAAAACTTAAAACCCCTCTTTCAGATGATGATGTAACCAGATTGAAAGCTGGTGATATTGTATACATATCAGGCACCATCTACACTGCACGGGACAGGGCGCACCAGAGAATTCTGGATGAAGGTTCTCCTGTAAATCTTGATGGATCTGTTATATTCCATGCAGGCCCTATTATCAGGTCGAAAGTGGAAAATAACGATGTTAATTATGAGATGGTGGTGGTGGGACCTACAACAAGCACAAGAATGAATCCATATCAGCCAGATGTGTTGAAACTTGGTGTAAAAGCAGTGGTTGGAAAGGGAGGCATGGATGAAAACACTGCCCTCGCCCTTAAAGAAAATAATGCAGCATATCTTGCTGCAGTTGGAGGATGCGCTGTACTATACGTTAAATCAATTTTAAAGATTAAAAATGTTAACTGGATCGATTTAGGGGTTCCTGAAGCTATATGGGAGCTTGAAGTAAAGGATTTCGGCCCACTTATTGTTGCAATGGATTCTCATGGTAACAATCTTTATGACGAAGTTAAGAAAAATATAACCGATTATCCATGA
- a CDS encoding Ig-like domain-containing protein: MRKNVLLLIITFIFILSVCGTVAAANNNIERVSISTNGSESNYGCSEPSISSDGRYIAFSSYANNLVENDTNGHSDIFVHDRVLNITERNSISSTGTESNGDSFEPSISADGSFVAFVSHATNLVDDDTNDAGDIFVYDRLFKLTKRISLASNGEQSNSNSNEPSISGNGNYIAFTSWASNLVENDTNDWGDVFVYNRITGTLERISISNNGNEQLMPPNSMIRVGYEPSISDDGRYVAFTSYAENLAGGDNNNCQDIFLHDRVLKTTKRVSISCNGHEANGNSENPSINSNGRYIAFTSDANNLVEDDSNPWRDIFVHDTETGITEKVSIFISEETISRNPSISGDGHFIAFEATKGEQVREAGLNENSPYIFADVANGHNIFLHDRTLKTTNRISTSYIWEEADSSSYNPSISDDGSFVAFSSYAGNLVPGDSNHCADIFVYNQDINSSISGIINPGIVKSGDEITVRVNAPNSVNITALILGETLNLNKGADVLWYLSYTVPNVSDGYYDVLLTSTDNEGHQKQINLNFIVDNTIPTISGTVTPNAGKKWDPISINALTSSDTMSVTASILGEVFDLYKQSESSWDLYYTIPDIDDGIYPILLAAKDKAGNQNNFFLSFTVDNKPPTVSGTLNPETVKTFDKINITATSDPDTSRITALIFNQTYDLIKQNDTWNLQYMAPYVLDGNYPILLTAKDSAGNQGTFSLNFNVLNPIDNVSPVISGIITHATLLNGVFRERPWIDIQAFSDPDTVSVTASIVRSISSDSFQYFDDAVNITYTLTRQEDGSWLSSSFSWLREGTYTALLTAKDLSGNHGNTTINFNVENIIPAITTISYPERLKSGDLLTLNVNVSPDAKKVYASTPSGFVNLEKQPSGLWSLQYTVPQLGDGDHTIWITILYGLGWVTPDRTTLITADSSIRFTVDNTPPYISSSANPNPLRSGDALEIKASGSTRSYFKPDDTANITATILGQTFNMKKLHSWSDWWRDDSGSDWNIDYVVPNLPDGVYTIHITATDNVDNQRTISLNFTVDNAPPIITATINPDTLKFIDFSGQRRIKITAQSSPDTKAVHAYFDGSFSYHPTYLRDWLGSPIFLSGPSSQPLNYLNGYWTYEFGVPHIITIGTHYVKLIATDYAGNKGIIYISFTAVDFSGSIKPPSGWSGIGIGGGGSSGTGGSSGNGGRGSQGGPSRGSSGSGSSTGGSSGGSSEDRGGGSGDSPDQNEPPTSPDYTLYLIILLVVILLLALIFLWYIGALSVLWFFLEIILFAVIRGFLGLIGIIMKCLAYIGWLFLKDAYIIINPFAFILEIFKFSATPSIPGAIQLIINLLGGRFNSFAPLSETIGAGLYSYGIYEFVDSVFKLGDRFKKWLGFK, translated from the coding sequence TTGAGAAAGAACGTATTATTACTGATAATTACGTTTATTTTCATATTATCAGTTTGTGGAACTGTTGCAGCAGCCAATAATAACATCGAACGTGTTAGTATTTCTACCAATGGTAGTGAATCTAATTATGGCTGTTCTGAGCCTTCTATTAGCAGTGATGGTCGTTATATAGCTTTTTCTTCTTATGCAAACAATCTTGTAGAAAATGATACGAATGGCCATAGTGATATATTTGTCCATGATCGCGTTTTAAACATCACAGAAAGGAATAGTATCTCCAGCACAGGCACTGAAAGTAATGGAGATAGCTTTGAGCCTTCGATAAGTGCTGATGGAAGTTTTGTAGCATTTGTCTCACATGCAACTAATCTTGTAGATGACGATACAAATGATGCCGGTGATATATTTGTCTATGATAGATTATTTAAGTTAACAAAAAGAATTAGCTTAGCTTCTAATGGAGAACAATCCAATTCAAACAGTAATGAGCCTTCTATAAGTGGGAATGGAAACTATATTGCCTTTACTTCATGGGCAAGCAATCTTGTAGAAAATGATACAAATGATTGGGGTGATGTTTTTGTTTACAATCGTATTACAGGTACTTTAGAGCGCATAAGTATATCAAATAATGGCAATGAACAATTAATGCCCCCTAATTCCATGATACGTGTAGGGTATGAACCTTCTATAAGTGATGATGGACGTTATGTCGCTTTCACTTCATATGCAGAAAACCTTGCAGGTGGAGACAATAACAATTGTCAGGATATATTCCTCCATGATCGAGTTTTAAAAACCACAAAACGAGTAAGCATATCCTGCAATGGCCATGAAGCTAATGGTAATAGTGAAAACCCATCAATTAATAGCAATGGGCGTTATATTGCTTTTACTTCAGATGCCAATAACCTTGTTGAAGATGATAGTAATCCCTGGAGAGATATTTTTGTCCATGATACAGAAACAGGAATCACCGAAAAGGTTAGTATTTTCATTTCAGAAGAAACAATATCTCGCAATCCTTCAATAAGTGGTGATGGACATTTTATAGCATTTGAAGCTACGAAAGGAGAGCAAGTTAGAGAAGCTGGTTTAAATGAGAACTCCCCTTATATTTTCGCTGATGTAGCAAATGGCCACAATATATTCCTTCATGACCGGACATTAAAAACTACAAATCGTATAAGTACATCTTATATATGGGAAGAAGCTGATTCATCTAGCTATAATCCTTCCATAAGTGATGATGGAAGTTTTGTGGCCTTCAGTTCCTATGCAGGCAATTTAGTTCCAGGAGACAGTAATCATTGTGCAGATATTTTTGTTTATAATCAAGATATTAACTCTTCAATCTCTGGAATAATTAATCCCGGTATAGTAAAATCAGGTGATGAAATAACTGTGAGAGTAAATGCTCCAAACTCAGTCAATATCACTGCATTGATTCTGGGTGAAACATTGAACCTGAATAAGGGAGCAGATGTTCTCTGGTATCTTTCCTACACTGTACCAAATGTTTCTGATGGATATTATGATGTTTTATTAACTTCAACTGATAATGAAGGACATCAAAAACAGATTAACCTTAATTTTATTGTAGACAATACAATACCTACAATTTCTGGCACTGTTACGCCAAATGCTGGGAAAAAATGGGATCCAATTTCTATTAATGCATTAACAAGCTCTGATACAATGAGCGTGACTGCTTCAATACTTGGTGAAGTCTTTGATCTGTACAAACAATCAGAGAGTAGTTGGGACCTCTATTACACTATTCCAGATATTGACGATGGCATTTATCCAATTTTATTAGCTGCAAAAGATAAGGCTGGAAATCAAAATAATTTTTTCCTGAGTTTTACTGTGGATAATAAACCACCAACTGTTTCAGGCACCCTAAACCCAGAAACAGTGAAAACATTTGATAAAATAAACATAACTGCCACTTCTGATCCTGATACATCACGTATAACTGCCTTAATCTTCAATCAAACTTATGACCTAATAAAACAGAATGATACATGGAATCTTCAATACATGGCCCCATATGTTTTAGATGGTAATTATCCTATTTTACTGACAGCTAAAGATAGTGCAGGTAATCAAGGTACTTTTTCCCTTAATTTTAATGTTTTAAACCCAATAGATAATGTATCACCAGTTATTTCAGGAATTATTACACATGCAACACTTTTAAATGGAGTATTTAGAGAAAGGCCATGGATTGATATCCAGGCATTTTCTGATCCTGATACTGTAAGCGTTACTGCATCAATAGTTCGTTCCATCAGCTCTGATTCATTTCAATATTTCGATGATGCTGTAAACATTACTTACACTCTTACAAGACAAGAAGATGGATCATGGCTCAGTTCCAGTTTTAGCTGGCTAAGAGAAGGAACTTACACAGCTTTATTGACAGCAAAGGACCTGTCAGGAAATCATGGCAATACAACTATCAATTTCAATGTAGAGAACATAATACCTGCAATAACCACTATTAGTTACCCTGAAAGGCTAAAATCCGGCGATTTACTCACTTTAAATGTCAATGTCAGTCCTGATGCCAAAAAAGTATATGCATCTACTCCATCCGGATTTGTGAACCTAGAAAAACAGCCCAGTGGATTATGGAGTCTTCAATATACTGTTCCACAATTAGGAGATGGAGATCATACTATCTGGATCACCATTCTATATGGGCTCGGATGGGTTACTCCTGACCGCACTACACTCATCACTGCAGATAGTTCTATCAGATTTACTGTGGATAACACTCCCCCATATATTTCAAGTTCTGCCAACCCAAACCCCTTAAGATCCGGCGATGCACTTGAAATAAAAGCTTCTGGCAGCACCAGATCCTATTTTAAACCAGATGATACTGCAAATATTACAGCAACAATTTTAGGACAAACTTTTAATATGAAAAAGTTACATTCCTGGTCAGACTGGTGGCGAGATGATTCTGGTAGCGACTGGAATATAGATTATGTTGTTCCAAACTTGCCGGATGGAGTTTATACAATACATATTACAGCTACAGATAATGTAGACAATCAAAGGACAATTTCCTTAAATTTCACAGTAGATAACGCCCCGCCAATAATAACAGCCACTATAAACCCAGATACTCTAAAATTTATCGATTTTTCAGGACAAAGAAGAATAAAAATCACAGCCCAATCATCTCCAGACACAAAAGCTGTTCATGCATATTTTGATGGATCATTTTCTTATCATCCTACTTATCTTCGCGATTGGCTTGGTTCTCCCATCTTTCTTAGTGGCCCTTCCTCTCAACCCTTGAACTATTTGAATGGTTACTGGACCTATGAATTTGGTGTTCCCCACATAATAACCATTGGAACTCATTATGTAAAGTTGATAGCAACTGATTATGCTGGAAATAAAGGAATAATCTATATTTCTTTTACTGCCGTTGATTTTTCAGGTTCTATCAAACCGCCAAGCGGATGGTCAGGAATTGGAATAGGAGGCGGTGGTTCATCAGGTACAGGAGGATCATCTGGAAATGGTGGACGTGGATCTCAAGGAGGCCCATCTAGAGGTTCAAGTGGAAGCGGATCAAGCACAGGAGGTTCTTCAGGTGGATCATCAGAAGATAGAGGTGGTGGTTCTGGAGATTCACCAGATCAAAATGAACCTCCAACTTCTCCTGATTATACATTATATCTAATAATTTTATTAGTAGTGATTCTACTTTTAGCCTTGATATTTTTATGGTACATTGGTGCTTTATCAGTCCTGTGGTTTTTCCTAGAAATAATCCTTTTTGCAGTTATAAGAGGATTTTTAGGGCTTATTGGAATTATAATGAAGTGTTTAGCATATATCGGATGGCTTTTTTTGAAAGATGCTTATATCATTATCAATCCATTTGCATTTATTCTAGAAATTTTCAAGTTCAGTGCCACTCCCAGTATTCCGGGTGCTATCCAATTAATAATAAACCTATTAGGTGGAAGATTTAATTCATTTGCCCCTCTATCTGAAACTATTGGAGCAGGACTTTATTCATATGGAATTTATGAATTTGTTGACAGTGTTTTCAAATTAGGAGATAGATTCAAAAAATGGTTAGGGTTTAAATAG
- a CDS encoding DUF2070 family protein has translation MSTDNLVGLTRYIMTLPSTRFSLFSMAFLSFIIGCAASLMEPLAKYSIFHNVVYGGSAGFLIFGLTSIMGGGLTPLIINSFKNSRYMKMKQSMFLALVSMMIVGVIYVIGSLVSSFSVYDYIIDALIFGCAVMFAFRILAIWGTSNISLIKSVAVSATQPALIISMVIVIVFLTSITTNIGNFSILALILRILIASLILMVAIYSLVVVIESPMRRNLGVGGLELLSLTLSHLTEGSSAMENLFEDIGEPIDTLTGVISFKGKNGIKSIFMAPCVHPGPIGNIGGGNMPTILSSKFDTFTMVSHGPSTHDFNPVASKEINKIEEVVKDSLSNMSYFENVSEFFRVENDGAKIGAQYFDNNLLMLATFSPEGFDDIDFGVGLALMNQAKSVCGVENVILVDCHNCFKGEGGRVLPGNKEVFKLMEAVSKIKIPKKRYKIKVGCSSDSMDAVSKEDGIGESGIKVMVVEAYDYEGNSQKSSIFGALEHEVFGASKSEISNAQNVSFASSQKTAYILLDSNNMIKGFREKILEKVLELEIDMAEVMTTDTHYVNTLSGGHNPVGGKMQDEIIESIIKCTAEAIADLEEVSVGFKVPHIKDIKTLGPTHATELVTTISSIVAVSRIFAPLVLILALFFVFIWIFYWAF, from the coding sequence ATGTCCACAGATAACTTGGTAGGTCTTACAAGATATATCATGACCCTTCCATCAACCAGATTTTCACTTTTCAGCATGGCATTTCTAAGCTTTATAATTGGATGCGCAGCTTCCTTAATGGAACCATTAGCAAAATATTCAATATTTCATAATGTTGTTTACGGGGGTTCAGCAGGTTTTTTAATTTTTGGTTTAACTTCTATAATGGGCGGTGGTTTAACCCCTCTTATCATAAATTCTTTTAAAAACAGTAGATACATGAAAATGAAACAGTCAATGTTCCTTGCATTAGTTTCAATGATGATAGTGGGAGTTATATATGTAATAGGTAGTCTGGTATCTTCCTTTTCAGTTTATGATTATATTATTGATGCCCTGATTTTTGGCTGTGCAGTAATGTTTGCCTTCAGAATCCTGGCTATTTGGGGGACGTCTAATATAAGTTTAATAAAGTCTGTTGCGGTGTCTGCAACTCAACCTGCACTTATAATCAGCATGGTAATAGTTATAGTATTTTTAACCAGTATAACCACCAATATTGGCAATTTCAGTATTTTAGCACTTATTTTAAGGATACTTATTGCATCATTGATATTAATGGTTGCAATATATTCCCTTGTAGTTGTTATAGAGTCCCCAATGAGAAGAAATCTGGGAGTTGGAGGATTAGAGCTTTTAAGTCTTACATTATCTCACCTTACTGAAGGGTCTTCTGCAATGGAAAATCTTTTTGAGGATATAGGTGAGCCTATTGATACATTGACCGGTGTTATAAGCTTTAAGGGAAAAAATGGAATCAAATCAATTTTTATGGCACCATGTGTACATCCAGGTCCAATAGGAAACATTGGAGGGGGAAACATGCCTACAATACTTTCAAGCAAGTTTGATACTTTCACCATGGTCTCTCACGGCCCTTCAACTCATGATTTCAATCCTGTTGCCTCCAAAGAAATAAATAAAATAGAAGAGGTTGTAAAAGATTCCCTGAGCAATATGAGTTATTTTGAAAACGTCAGCGAATTTTTCAGGGTTGAAAATGATGGCGCCAAGATAGGTGCACAGTATTTTGACAACAATTTATTAATGCTTGCAACATTTTCGCCTGAAGGGTTTGATGACATCGATTTTGGGGTTGGTCTTGCCCTTATGAACCAGGCAAAGTCTGTCTGTGGGGTGGAAAATGTTATACTGGTAGACTGCCATAACTGTTTTAAAGGCGAAGGTGGAAGGGTTTTACCAGGTAATAAGGAAGTTTTCAAGCTTATGGAGGCAGTTTCGAAAATAAAAATACCCAAAAAGAGATACAAAATTAAAGTAGGATGTTCAAGCGATTCTATGGATGCAGTGTCTAAAGAAGACGGTATAGGAGAAAGTGGAATAAAGGTAATGGTTGTTGAGGCATATGACTATGAGGGAAACTCTCAAAAATCTTCGATTTTTGGAGCCCTCGAACACGAAGTGTTCGGGGCATCGAAATCGGAGATTTCGAATGCGCAAAACGTTAGTTTTGCAAGCTCTCAAAAGACTGCATACATACTTTTAGATTCAAACAACATGATTAAAGGATTTAGAGAAAAAATACTGGAAAAAGTGCTGGAATTAGAGATAGATATGGCAGAAGTAATGACCACAGATACGCATTATGTAAACACCCTCTCTGGAGGTCACAATCCAGTTGGAGGAAAAATGCAGGATGAAATAATAGAATCCATTATAAAATGCACTGCAGAAGCTATAGCTGATTTAGAAGAAGTTTCAGTGGGTTTCAAGGTTCCCCATATCAAAGATATTAAAACTCTTGGCCCCACACATGCTACTGAACTTGTAACTACCATAAGTTCAATTGTAGCTGTTAGCAGGATATTTGCACCGCTTGTATTAATATTAGCACTTTTTTTCGTGTTTATATGGATATTTTACTGGGCATTTTAG